A window of Ruminococcus champanellensis 18P13 = JCM 17042 contains these coding sequences:
- a CDS encoding putative Se/S carrier-like protein — protein sequence MSEVIPMTTTIAMPSLTHAMKGQKVLQAAGYHTQVHKTKQGNAQGCGYSLQVQAGAASVLRLLEQSAVPFLSYTEE from the coding sequence ATGAGTGAGGTGATCCCTATGACCACGACCATTGCGATGCCGTCTTTGACACATGCTATGAAGGGACAGAAGGTATTACAGGCGGCAGGCTATCATACACAGGTACACAAGACCAAGCAGGGCAATGCCCAGGGCTGCGGCTATAGCTTGCAGGTGCAGGCTGGTGCGGCTTCTGTGCTGCGGCTGCTGGAGCAAAGCGCTGTGCCATTTCTCAGTTATACGGAGGAGTAG
- a CDS encoding aminotransferase class V-fold PLP-dependent enzyme has translation MAQPVNFDNAATTFPKPPEVYAAVSYALEKQGGNPGRGGHPLSMAAGEAVYAARETVGNFFGAQPENVIFTSNCTHALNLAIQGVARRGGHFIISDLEHNSVARPVEALARAGKITYSVAHVYPEDARTVESFRSLITSRTQAMVFTLASNVTGQVLPWRALAKLCRERGICCIGDGAQVCGILPVALEDGFHILCTAGHKGLYGAPGTGLLMTDGSVKIRPLMQGGTGSTSLDLSQPDFLPDALESGTVNTIGAASMRAGIRFLQRLGLERIHAYESGLCRRLQAGLERIPGAVIYRDPAASYVPLLSFNLAQRQPEQVAELLSMQGYCLRAGYHCAALAHTSLGTRDGTVRFAPSVFNRESEVDGLVEQLKKIAGN, from the coding sequence ATGGCGCAGCCGGTCAATTTTGATAATGCGGCAACCACCTTTCCCAAGCCTCCGGAGGTGTATGCTGCGGTCAGCTATGCGCTGGAAAAGCAGGGAGGCAATCCGGGCAGGGGCGGTCATCCCTTGTCCATGGCGGCAGGAGAGGCGGTATATGCCGCCCGGGAAACAGTGGGAAATTTCTTCGGCGCTCAGCCGGAAAATGTGATCTTCACCAGCAACTGTACCCATGCGCTGAACCTTGCGATTCAGGGCGTTGCCCGGCGGGGCGGTCATTTTATCATCAGCGATCTGGAGCATAATTCTGTGGCAAGACCGGTGGAGGCGCTTGCCCGGGCAGGGAAGATCACCTACAGCGTTGCACATGTGTATCCGGAGGATGCCCGGACGGTGGAATCCTTCCGGAGCCTTATTACGTCACGCACCCAGGCTATGGTATTCACCCTTGCCAGCAACGTGACCGGACAGGTGCTGCCCTGGCGTGCCCTGGCAAAGCTGTGCCGGGAGCGGGGTATCTGCTGCATCGGAGACGGCGCCCAGGTCTGCGGCATTCTGCCGGTTGCGCTGGAGGATGGATTCCATATTCTCTGTACCGCCGGACATAAGGGCTTGTACGGAGCGCCTGGCACGGGGCTGCTGATGACCGACGGGAGTGTCAAGATCCGTCCTCTGATGCAGGGGGGCACCGGCAGCACCTCTCTGGATCTGTCCCAACCGGATTTTCTGCCGGATGCGTTGGAAAGCGGTACGGTCAATACCATTGGGGCAGCGTCCATGCGGGCAGGCATCCGCTTTTTGCAGCGGCTGGGTCTGGAACGGATTCATGCTTATGAAAGCGGACTGTGCCGACGGCTTCAGGCGGGACTTGAGAGGATTCCCGGTGCGGTGATCTATCGGGATCCGGCAGCATCCTATGTGCCTCTGCTGTCCTTCAATCTTGCACAGCGACAGCCGGAGCAGGTGGCAGAGTTGCTGAGCATGCAGGGCTATTGTCTTCGTGCCGGGTACCACTGTGCTGCCCTTGCCCATACCAGTCTGGGCACCCGGGATGGTACGGTGCGGTTTGCGCCCTCCGTGTTCAATCGGGAATCCGAAGTGGATGGATTGGTAGAACAACTGAAAAAAATCGCAGGAAACTGA
- the cdaA gene encoding diadenylate cyclase CdaA, producing the protein MYDSIKDALNSAWNVLLSITPIDIVDMVLLTYLVYLFIKLMRETRAGQLIKGIILFIIAYLISKNIGLKAITYIIDRMLDIGLVALIVMFQPELRRALEKVGRTQLGVRLFGLGETVDEVTSKWSHAINAICDSCAELSSTCTGALIVIERQTKLGEQIDTGTVMHAAPSKELFGNIFYPKTPLHDGAVIMRDGEILAAACFLPKPSKEELINKKLGSRHRAAIGMSEVSDAIVVVVSEETGQISVAENGVLVRDYTKDKLKQHLMEQILPNPSDSWSRKPRKNPFRREKLAKGGDGK; encoded by the coding sequence ATGTACGATTCTATAAAGGATGCGCTGAATTCTGCATGGAACGTGCTTTTGTCCATCACTCCAATTGATATTGTGGATATGGTTCTACTGACCTATCTGGTTTATCTGTTTATCAAACTGATGCGGGAAACCAGAGCCGGTCAGCTGATCAAGGGGATTATCCTGTTTATCATTGCATACCTGATCAGCAAGAACATAGGGCTGAAGGCAATCACCTATATCATCGACAGGATGCTGGATATCGGCTTGGTGGCACTGATCGTCATGTTCCAGCCGGAGCTGCGGCGGGCACTGGAGAAGGTGGGCAGAACCCAACTGGGTGTCCGGTTGTTCGGTCTGGGTGAAACCGTGGATGAGGTAACTTCCAAATGGAGCCACGCCATCAACGCCATTTGTGACTCCTGTGCGGAGCTTTCCTCCACCTGCACCGGTGCCTTGATCGTCATCGAGCGCCAGACCAAGCTGGGTGAGCAGATTGATACGGGTACCGTTATGCATGCGGCTCCCAGCAAGGAGTTGTTCGGAAACATCTTCTACCCAAAGACCCCCCTGCACGATGGCGCAGTTATTATGCGGGACGGAGAGATCCTGGCGGCGGCATGCTTCCTGCCCAAGCCCTCCAAGGAGGAGCTGATCAACAAAAAGCTCGGCTCCCGGCACCGGGCTGCCATTGGTATGAGCGAGGTCTCCGATGCCATCGTCGTGGTGGTTTCCGAGGAAACCGGTCAGATCTCCGTTGCGGAGAATGGTGTGCTGGTGCGGGATTATACCAAGGACAAGCTGAAGCAGCATTTGATGGAGCAGATTTTGCCCAATCCCTCTGATAGCTGGAGCCGCAAGCCCCGGAAGAATCCCTTCCGCAGGGAGAAGCTCGCAAAAGGAGGCGATGGGAAATGA
- a CDS encoding CdaR family protein, with protein sequence MNVFRSLKRKISWLIRNEFRSLVYSAVIAIFAWFLISVTIYPTTPKTIRDIPLTISLADTAAEENGLSIITEDLDQVKVDVTITGSRSQIGSFTAENLVAEAVIPQSITEAGEYTLSILVTNPEGVAFTVDSQSPKTIDVTFDRIQTVHDIPVQASLPNVTAAENLTLDTQGIECTPEKLSITGPATTLELIDHAVVNVPDTMELSSTYTFTNCTNVMLYDKDGAEIDQSALQLAIGNGFNVKVPVFTKVTLPLDVSLTYVPTGFDTEFLRNRLKFSMDEITLAAQNSNIKDLTSWNLGSIVLSTVDLHYQKTFEIDTRGQFNNLSGITTVQVALDTEGLASKTIRVTDIPVVNAPSSYKYSVVTRSLSITVIGPEEDIKDLTEKDLLVTADLTGYSVKDASFEHEVTVTAPDYSKVWASGSYTVWIDAERNNEE encoded by the coding sequence ATGAATGTATTTCGTTCTCTGAAAAGGAAGATCAGCTGGCTGATCCGGAATGAATTCCGGTCATTGGTGTACTCAGCGGTCATTGCGATTTTCGCCTGGTTTCTGATTTCTGTGACCATTTATCCCACCACCCCCAAGACTATCCGGGACATTCCCTTGACCATTTCTCTGGCAGATACGGCGGCGGAGGAAAATGGACTGAGCATCATTACCGAGGATCTGGATCAGGTGAAGGTGGATGTGACCATTACCGGGAGCCGATCCCAGATCGGCAGCTTTACGGCGGAAAACCTGGTGGCTGAGGCGGTGATTCCGCAGAGCATCACGGAGGCCGGAGAGTACACCTTGTCCATTCTGGTGACCAATCCGGAAGGTGTGGCGTTTACGGTGGATTCCCAGAGTCCCAAAACCATTGACGTAACCTTTGACCGGATCCAGACCGTGCACGATATCCCAGTGCAGGCGAGTCTGCCAAATGTGACGGCGGCGGAAAATCTGACGCTGGATACCCAGGGAATAGAGTGCACACCGGAAAAGCTGAGCATTACCGGGCCGGCAACCACGCTGGAATTGATTGACCATGCGGTGGTCAATGTGCCGGATACCATGGAACTGAGCAGTACCTACACCTTTACCAACTGTACAAATGTGATGCTTTACGACAAAGACGGTGCGGAGATCGACCAGAGCGCATTGCAGCTTGCCATTGGCAACGGTTTTAATGTAAAGGTGCCGGTGTTCACCAAGGTGACGCTGCCCTTGGATGTGAGTCTGACCTATGTGCCTACCGGTTTTGATACGGAGTTCCTGCGGAATCGGCTGAAATTCAGTATGGATGAGATCACATTGGCTGCGCAGAACAGCAACATTAAGGATCTGACCAGCTGGAACCTGGGTTCCATTGTTTTAAGCACCGTTGATCTCCATTATCAGAAAACCTTTGAAATTGATACCCGCGGACAGTTCAACAACCTGTCCGGCATCACCACAGTGCAGGTTGCGCTGGATACAGAAGGGCTTGCAAGTAAGACCATCCGGGTAACAGATATTCCGGTGGTGAATGCGCCCTCCTCCTACAAGTACAGCGTAGTGACCAGGAGCTTGAGTATCACAGTGATCGGTCCTGAGGAGGATATCAAGGATCTGACCGAAAAGGATCTGCTGGTGACGGCGGATCTGACCGGCTATTCCGTGAAGGATGCGTCCTTTGAGCATGAAGTAACGGTGACTGCGCCGGATTACAGCAAGGTTTGGGCATCCGGATCCTACACAGTCTGGATCGATGCAGAACGCAATAATGAAGAATAA
- a CDS encoding glycoside hydrolase family 9 protein → MHAKSKLQRKLKTTALSAAMAVSAIAAPLASMPAMTASAGDTDNYAKLLQYSMYFYDANMCGSQVAEKSGMTWRGNCHTSDSVDCGFHDAGDHAIFGLPQGYTASTLGWGYYEFKDSYDSLGLTEHYRTIADYFAAFFKNSTKLSGDSVSSFCYQLGDGNVDHSYWNTPEAQEQQQGVQKEYWTSSTASDIAAEYAAALAINYINFGNEEDLKYAKALLNYATRVNSVATDGPNGFYGSDDYKDDVAWAAGWLYLATKDTTYQNIMNQNIPQYIGWVHCWNNVSLGAHIVKAHITGDWSMVNSYIDGKVNSTSNSYYFQNAWGSCRYNTALQQCALAATKNSSADYSAWCKYQMTYILGQNPANKCFVVGFADNSAKYPHHRAASGLTNWDEFNNSGGVCPNGHVLIGALVGGPTDQGGSYVDSVKDYQANEVACDYNAALSGAAAGLYSIYKTGSTVTSIEGVKPFTLTPGGETTTTTTTTTTTTTTTTTTTTTTTTTTTAPEATTSATTTTTIVPQPIPASKYGDVDCNGVIEINDIVLLCRYVAQDSTLPNPPTEYGLANADCVRDNSIDSGDITAISRYLAHLIEESDLGQTP, encoded by the coding sequence ATGCACGCAAAATCCAAGCTGCAGCGTAAATTAAAAACAACTGCATTGAGTGCAGCCATGGCCGTATCCGCCATTGCCGCTCCTCTCGCCTCAATGCCCGCTATGACCGCATCCGCCGGTGATACCGACAACTACGCAAAGCTCCTGCAATACTCCATGTATTTCTATGACGCCAATATGTGCGGTTCCCAGGTAGCCGAGAAATCCGGTATGACCTGGCGTGGCAACTGCCATACCAGCGACAGCGTAGACTGTGGTTTTCACGACGCAGGTGACCACGCCATCTTCGGATTGCCCCAGGGCTACACCGCTTCCACCCTTGGCTGGGGGTACTACGAGTTCAAGGACTCCTATGACAGTCTGGGACTGACGGAGCACTACAGAACCATCGCAGATTACTTTGCAGCCTTCTTCAAGAACAGCACAAAGCTCAGCGGTGATTCCGTGTCCAGCTTCTGCTATCAGCTGGGAGACGGCAATGTGGATCACAGCTACTGGAACACACCGGAGGCACAGGAACAGCAGCAGGGCGTTCAGAAGGAATACTGGACCAGTTCGACCGCAAGTGACATTGCGGCGGAATATGCTGCGGCATTGGCAATCAACTACATCAACTTTGGCAATGAGGAAGATCTGAAGTACGCAAAGGCTCTGCTGAACTATGCAACCCGGGTAAACTCCGTTGCAACGGACGGCCCCAACGGCTTCTATGGCTCTGACGACTATAAGGATGATGTAGCATGGGCGGCAGGCTGGCTGTACCTGGCTACCAAGGACACCACCTATCAGAACATCATGAACCAGAATATTCCCCAGTATATTGGCTGGGTACACTGCTGGAACAACGTTTCCCTGGGCGCACACATTGTCAAGGCTCACATTACCGGCGACTGGTCTATGGTAAACTCCTACATCGACGGCAAGGTGAATTCCACCTCCAACTCCTACTACTTCCAGAACGCCTGGGGATCCTGCCGCTACAATACCGCACTGCAGCAGTGTGCACTGGCTGCAACCAAAAACTCCAGTGCAGACTACTCTGCATGGTGCAAGTATCAGATGACCTATATTCTGGGGCAGAATCCGGCAAACAAGTGCTTTGTGGTTGGCTTTGCGGACAATTCCGCCAAGTATCCTCACCATAGAGCCGCTTCCGGACTTACCAACTGGGATGAGTTCAACAACAGCGGCGGTGTGTGCCCCAACGGTCATGTGCTGATAGGCGCTCTTGTAGGCGGTCCCACGGATCAAGGCGGTTCTTATGTGGACTCCGTCAAGGATTATCAGGCAAATGAGGTTGCCTGCGACTACAATGCAGCACTCAGCGGCGCAGCAGCAGGTCTGTATTCTATTTACAAGACCGGTTCCACCGTTACTTCCATCGAAGGCGTAAAGCCCTTCACTTTGACTCCCGGCGGCGAGACCACTACCACCACAACAACAACTACCACAACGACCACTACAACGACAACAACTACTACCACTACTACCACTACAACAACTGCTCCGGAGGCTACCACATCCGCAACCACTACAACCACTATAGTGCCCCAGCCCATCCCGGCTAGCAAGTATGGGGATGTGGACTGCAACGGTGTCATCGAGATCAACGATATTGTACTTCTGTGCCGGTATGTGGCGCAGGACAGCACCCTTCCGAACCCGCCCACAGAATATGGACTTGCCAATGCAGACTGCGTTCGGGACAACAGCATTGACTCCGGTGATATCACCGCAATTTCCCGTTACCTGGCGCATCTGATTGAAGAATCCGATCTGGGACAAACCCCATAA
- a CDS encoding DUF5620 domain-containing protein has product MNHSLHNKIRAVAISAAMLTGTLATPTMLAFSNVYAADKTISVNKSYACKEGDNTYTVNTASLCGSGETLTSITCVFEAPISSGSFSGGLGIGVTKDYSPEYWYQGESFKQSFTSSTFTVVYEIPKEVQPYVNTTATTNIGMYYCGNSATTGSVKLISVTGNTSGSSTTDPTKPESTARKSGTCSFVDNKDGTATISSTLTASVEDLDITLTQGYDEDYYLDAETGESTYKEGDPLNSHKITYKDFGISDLSDLTLESFTFILESDSDMGTVMYGGGMNVAAQSPADTEYINGKEGFWYNDHGPEDETDYGFEIGRGTTLDSVGKYQEVTWEMPETVRENATTAGNDAVSIQYWHGDNESIKLTGATCTYTQTVTVPYTGTATAKPNVKLTAGDDTTNAAHIDLADLDLTNNDTIQAIKFTVSAGTDIGKFVGAFGISVDETLDETMWYQGNNFVISDAGKNIEIMWILTPTVKNNVNVEYGNTMLGFWYGNDVDTITLDSVDVYYYSEPEVTTTTTTTTTTATTTTTTTTTTTTEPAPIASLYGDVDCNGKVEINDVVLLSRYVAQDATAKALSAEGLLNADCYYDGTIDSGDITAIARYLAHLIDASELGPQA; this is encoded by the coding sequence ATGAACCACAGTCTACACAACAAAATCCGGGCAGTTGCCATCAGTGCAGCCATGCTGACCGGCACATTAGCAACCCCCACCATGCTGGCATTCAGCAATGTATATGCCGCTGACAAAACCATCTCCGTCAACAAAAGCTACGCCTGTAAGGAGGGTGACAACACCTACACCGTAAACACAGCCTCTCTGTGCGGCTCCGGTGAAACACTGACCTCCATTACCTGCGTGTTTGAAGCGCCGATTTCTTCCGGTTCCTTCTCCGGCGGTCTGGGCATCGGCGTTACCAAGGATTATTCTCCGGAGTACTGGTACCAAGGCGAATCCTTCAAGCAATCCTTCACCTCCTCCACCTTTACCGTAGTGTATGAGATCCCGAAGGAGGTTCAGCCCTACGTCAATACCACTGCAACCACCAATATCGGCATGTACTACTGCGGTAATTCCGCCACCACCGGTTCCGTAAAGCTGATCTCCGTAACCGGCAACACCAGCGGCAGTTCTACAACGGATCCTACCAAGCCGGAATCCACCGCAAGAAAAAGCGGTACCTGTTCCTTTGTGGACAACAAGGACGGCACGGCTACCATCTCATCCACGCTGACCGCTTCTGTGGAAGATCTGGATATCACCCTGACCCAGGGCTATGATGAAGACTACTATCTGGATGCTGAAACCGGTGAATCTACATATAAGGAAGGCGACCCCCTCAACAGCCATAAAATCACATACAAAGACTTTGGCATCAGTGACCTTTCCGATCTGACCCTGGAATCCTTCACCTTTATTCTGGAGTCTGATTCAGATATGGGTACTGTTATGTACGGCGGCGGCATGAATGTAGCAGCCCAGTCTCCGGCAGATACAGAGTACATCAATGGCAAGGAAGGCTTCTGGTACAACGACCACGGCCCGGAGGATGAAACCGACTATGGCTTTGAAATTGGCAGAGGCACTACCCTGGACAGTGTTGGAAAGTACCAGGAAGTAACCTGGGAGATGCCCGAAACCGTCCGGGAAAATGCTACCACAGCCGGAAATGATGCCGTTTCCATCCAGTACTGGCATGGCGACAACGAAAGCATCAAGCTGACCGGCGCCACCTGCACCTACACCCAGACTGTAACCGTTCCCTATACCGGCACTGCAACCGCAAAGCCGAATGTCAAGTTGACCGCCGGGGACGATACCACCAATGCAGCACATATTGACCTGGCAGATCTGGATCTGACCAACAATGATACCATCCAGGCAATCAAGTTCACCGTTTCCGCAGGCACGGATATCGGCAAATTTGTAGGCGCTTTCGGCATTTCCGTAGATGAAACGCTGGACGAAACCATGTGGTACCAGGGCAACAACTTCGTCATTTCGGATGCAGGCAAGAACATCGAGATCATGTGGATCCTCACGCCTACCGTCAAGAACAATGTAAACGTAGAGTACGGCAATACCATGCTGGGCTTCTGGTATGGAAACGATGTGGACACCATTACTCTGGATTCTGTGGATGTTTACTACTACAGTGAGCCGGAAGTGACTACAACTACCACTACTACCACAACAACTGCAACCACGACGACTACCACGACCACCACAACCACCACCGAACCGGCACCGATTGCCTCCTTGTACGGCGATGTGGACTGCAACGGCAAGGTTGAGATCAACGATGTGGTTCTTCTGTCCCGTTATGTTGCACAGGATGCTACCGCAAAGGCTCTTTCCGCTGAGGGCTTGCTGAATGCAGACTGTTACTATGACGGCACCATCGATTCCGGTGACATCACCGCCATCGCACGTTACCTGGCTCATCTGATCGATGCTTCCGAGCTTGGTCCGCAGGCATAA
- a CDS encoding RnfABCDGE type electron transport complex subunit B, translated as MSFETYVLPILIFAVLGLLAGVLLTVASKVFEVKVDERIEKISEVLPQANCGACGFAGCGDYATAIVEQGAATNLCKPGGMATAAQVSGIMGTEAEEMVPEVAVLHCNGDCNATQKKFDFNGIPSCQAAKRFYGGTGACSFGCLGYGDCVHVCDNDAISIKEGIAHIEAARCGACGKCVKVCPQHLISIRPVTKHIDVRCSSGENGKLTKLHCKNGCIGCKICEKKCISGAITVTDFHASIDYAKCTGCGVCYEACPVGAITNCEK; from the coding sequence ATGTCTTTTGAAACATATGTCCTTCCCATCCTGATCTTTGCGGTGCTTGGGCTGCTGGCAGGGGTGCTGCTTACGGTTGCAAGCAAGGTGTTCGAGGTCAAGGTGGACGAACGGATCGAAAAGATCTCAGAGGTTCTGCCCCAGGCAAACTGTGGTGCATGCGGCTTTGCGGGCTGTGGGGATTATGCCACCGCCATCGTGGAACAGGGTGCTGCCACCAACCTGTGCAAACCCGGAGGCATGGCAACCGCCGCACAGGTCAGCGGCATCATGGGCACCGAGGCAGAGGAAATGGTGCCGGAGGTGGCAGTGCTCCACTGTAACGGCGATTGCAATGCCACCCAGAAAAAGTTTGACTTCAACGGCATCCCCAGTTGCCAGGCTGCCAAGCGGTTCTACGGCGGAACCGGCGCATGCAGCTTTGGCTGTCTGGGCTATGGGGACTGCGTGCATGTATGCGACAACGACGCCATCTCCATCAAAGAAGGCATCGCCCATATTGAAGCTGCCCGGTGCGGTGCCTGCGGCAAGTGCGTCAAGGTCTGTCCCCAGCACCTGATCTCCATACGACCAGTAACCAAACACATCGATGTGCGCTGCTCCTCCGGCGAAAACGGAAAGCTCACCAAGCTGCACTGCAAGAACGGCTGCATCGGCTGCAAGATCTGTGAGAAGAAATGCATCAGCGGTGCCATCACCGTCACAGACTTTCACGCCAGCATTGACTATGCAAAATGCACCGGCTGCGGCGTCTGCTATGAAGCATGCCCGGTGGGTGCTATCACCAACTGCGAAAAATAA
- a CDS encoding electron transport complex protein RnfA — MSLLSIMFAAVFTDNFVLSKFMGICPFLGVSKKLSSSLGMGAAVIFVMACANACTFAVYHLLLEPFNLTYLKTIAFILIIALFVQLVEIVLKKLMPPLYRALGVYLPLITTNCAVLGVTLLNIDNGYSFLESTVNAVFVGVGFTLALILFSGVRSKLEHADIPKTFKGIPSTLIAASIVSLSFMAFSGMLK; from the coding sequence ATGAGTCTGCTTTCCATTATGTTCGCTGCGGTATTCACCGACAACTTCGTGCTTTCCAAATTCATGGGCATCTGTCCCTTCCTGGGGGTTTCCAAAAAGCTCTCCTCCAGTCTTGGCATGGGAGCAGCGGTCATCTTCGTTATGGCATGTGCCAACGCCTGCACCTTTGCAGTATATCACCTGCTGCTGGAGCCATTCAATCTGACCTATCTGAAAACCATTGCATTTATTCTTATCATCGCCCTGTTTGTACAGCTGGTAGAGATCGTGCTGAAAAAACTGATGCCCCCGCTGTACCGGGCGCTGGGCGTATACCTGCCTCTGATCACCACCAACTGCGCCGTGCTGGGCGTCACCCTGCTGAACATTGACAACGGGTACAGCTTCCTGGAATCCACCGTCAACGCCGTATTTGTAGGCGTAGGCTTTACCCTGGCGCTGATCCTGTTTTCCGGCGTCCGCAGCAAGCTGGAGCATGCGGATATTCCGAAAACCTTCAAGGGCATCCCCAGCACGCTGATCGCTGCGTCCATCGTATCCCTCAGCTTCATGGCGTTTTCCGGCATGCTCAAATAA
- the rsxE gene encoding electron transport complex subunit RsxE produces MGNLKEFTKGLLKENPTLVGLLGMCPTLAVTTQAVNGLGMGLATTFVLVGSNLVISLLRNVIPKSVKLPCYIVIIAGFVTLIDFLMHGFVPDLHSALGTFLSLITVNCIILGRAEMFACKNKVLPSVLDGLGMGLGFTCSLFTMGSIREILGTGSWLGFQIPVDVQPMSIFIMPAGGFFVLGCVIAVVSKLTKKKPPQKIGCAGCPNAASCGAKGGCEE; encoded by the coding sequence ATGGGTAATCTGAAGGAATTTACAAAGGGTCTGCTCAAGGAGAACCCCACCCTGGTGGGACTGCTGGGCATGTGCCCCACCCTAGCGGTCACCACCCAGGCGGTCAACGGTCTGGGCATGGGACTTGCCACCACCTTTGTACTGGTAGGCTCCAATCTGGTGATCTCCCTGCTGCGGAACGTGATCCCCAAATCCGTCAAGCTTCCCTGCTATATCGTCATCATTGCCGGGTTCGTGACCCTCATCGATTTTCTGATGCACGGCTTCGTGCCGGATCTTCACAGCGCCCTGGGCACCTTCCTGTCCCTGATCACCGTCAACTGCATCATCCTGGGCAGAGCGGAAATGTTCGCCTGCAAAAACAAGGTACTGCCCTCCGTTCTGGATGGTCTGGGTATGGGACTGGGCTTCACCTGTTCCCTGTTCACCATGGGCTCCATCCGGGAGATCCTGGGCACCGGCTCCTGGCTGGGGTTCCAGATCCCCGTGGACGTTCAGCCCATGAGCATTTTCATTATGCCTGCCGGCGGATTCTTTGTACTGGGCTGTGTGATCGCTGTGGTCAGCAAGCTCACGAAGAAAAAGCCGCCGCAGAAGATCGGCTGTGCCGGCTGCCCCAATGCGGCAAGCTGCGGTGCGAAGGGAGGGTGTGAAGAATGA
- a CDS encoding FMN-binding protein, with amino-acid sequence MREKIMPPLVLTLICVIISGLLVLANAATKDKIAQAQQDKLNTSLEALFGEGEYTPLEDLHYDGVTQVIRSAKNEAIFEITVDGYSTDGLQLLIGIDPEGKLAGISFVSIGETPGLGTKVQDDSFLRQFMGISSSDFTMTPVTGATYSSNGMKHAVTIAMDTYTANKEAILNHG; translated from the coding sequence ATGCGTGAAAAAATCATGCCGCCTCTGGTGCTGACCCTGATCTGCGTCATCATCAGCGGTCTGCTGGTGCTTGCCAATGCTGCCACCAAGGATAAGATCGCCCAGGCACAGCAGGACAAGCTGAACACCAGCCTGGAAGCCCTGTTCGGGGAGGGAGAGTATACCCCGCTGGAGGATCTGCACTACGATGGAGTCACCCAGGTGATCCGCAGCGCAAAAAACGAGGCCATTTTCGAGATTACTGTGGACGGCTACTCCACCGACGGATTGCAGCTGCTCATCGGCATTGATCCGGAGGGCAAGCTGGCCGGCATCAGCTTTGTCAGCATCGGGGAAACCCCGGGTCTTGGCACCAAGGTGCAGGACGACAGCTTCCTGCGTCAGTTTATGGGCATCAGCTCCTCTGACTTTACCATGACGCCTGTCACCGGTGCCACCTACTCCTCCAATGGTATGAAGCACGCTGTGACCATTGCCATGGATACCTATACTGCAAACAAGGAGGCGATCCTCAATCATGGGTAA